A genomic region of Venturia canescens isolate UGA chromosome 9, ASM1945775v1, whole genome shotgun sequence contains the following coding sequences:
- the LOC122416343 gene encoding uncharacterized protein — MRKEKSDLNFRPNTLNENKRVLCELRNRTKIDRKNVHETTKLITKFNEKNALRISKNAKASLGTKQEKTQMENLYGSKDGFPAGSWWGIRMDCARDGVHKPFNEDIQEGPFGAVSLCTSHLNMYNDVDLGDFLTFTANQFPCEKQCVHPLLQNYQNQLPLRLVRSYNLTNDYAPKTGYRYDGLYTVAACWIGVNSESEKYYKFALARLPFQEPPTWKLSRKSNSQTSNCKARSTDKSANHHLKEAQNNVNDEESIKNYRHRSLMTKCSLEKPNISKRKSTIVERCISKKPDGQSFGSMVSVPYTESLASSNRLSDNNSSNSPVARFQSTNISIRTELYDSSNIVNQDTKKNIPMTFCRTYKNSSLPALPINLSNVVNLNLNSCGSCLKDNAQESLIQSRSGIPKFSSDRPSSSDHVGDRSTPKITTIEVKSNFDNNRISSPTINHTKNDGTVDDSNRSTPDNGLGEEQIEIANPAETAPEVDAQITSNNRNEDQENVQTHTPDEAKSSEELDNLTISKNDIVSKEIHTDLDSLTPDQMLNFIVKQKYHPRAKLLIGSVIGLATGESTILRAYESLMSRKDRWSQEKNTKLAKNDKDKGQGTEKKLAIVDSRDYRNVSKNSASMERSKEIKMSKSLPSSRVLRGNKDRLMRKMTLRRTRVSKRLTGTEAKSNPKNLRGKTSKSLIKSKRLEVKSQQQFSKSTILKKSQKRVKKRRGELANLVIDANIGPLIRGPRNRRLRCKSHIFSKNIHENGNVPSCCAKKVTDVTRGGKKELRRDELSIRKAKVSRMKGQITESRFVDTNKKVLLHETDENRSSEARVQNNFPDKLLVKNIKLGEEKYSEERSARGEKRKLPRARSLSREARKSSGFDKTMCKNLRDKKIGTVKVKMMDVATQCSASCRDVTTWIDRETFNNRLNLMKIEWIDVDDVKSEIFQNDDDVSEENSVHEASIDILQESSQVSPMEPEYGTTSQTDESPLTFGQGLSAFVPVNTSDGDFRIARLRSIGFKPIRPDGIFDDEKSKPNEYNKDCPSTSTENLFEQSSITVREVDELFNKYTSEETTSVAYMDHELRYQDIENEERIFSSKNRRVYATAKRGRRVTRMRNDKIGIIEGTRDQKGSTNEEDSDTPWHGWKKNVQNKQAQWIGW, encoded by the exons atgcggaaagaaaaaagtgatttaAACTTTCGTCCGAAtacattgaatgaaaataaacgtGTACTTTGTGAATTAAGGAATCGTACCAAG ATCGACCGCAAAAATGTCCACGAGACAACCAAACTTATaacgaaattcaatgaaaaaaatgctctacgcatttcgaaaaatgctaaAGCATCACTTGGTacaaaacaggaaaaaacc CAAATGGAAAATCTCTATGGATCCAAAGACGGATTTCCTGCAGGATCGTGGTGGGGAATCCGAATGGACTGTGCGAGAGACGGTGTTCACAAGCCCTTCAACGAAGACATTCAAGAGGGTCCTTTTGGCGCAGTTTCATTATGCACATCGCATCTAAACATGTACAATGACGTAGATCTTGGGGATTTTTTAACGTTCACAGCAAACCAATTCCCATGCGAGAAACAGTGCGTTCATCCTCTTctacaaaattatcagaaccAATTACCTCTAAGGCTTGTGAGAAGTTACAATCTCACAAACGATTACGCGCCAAAAACAGGCTATCGATACGACGGCCTATACACAGTCGCGGCTTGCTGGATCGGAGTCAATTCAGAATCAGAAAAGTATTACAAATTTGCCCTCGCGAGGCTGCCGTTCCAAGAACCCCCGACGTGGAAACTGTCTCGAAAATCTAACTCTCAAACGAGTAACTGCAAAGCTCGTAGTACTGACAAATCAGCGAATCATCATTTGAAAGAAGCGCAGAACAATGTAAACGACGAAGAATCTATAAAGAATTATCGACATAGATCGTTGATGACCAAGTGCTCGTTAGAAAAACCAAATATTTCCAAACGCAAAAGCACGATAGTCGAGAGATGTATATCAAAAAAGCCTGACGGACAATCCTTCGGGAGCATGGTCTCTGTACCCTACACCGAATCCCTGGCCAGCAGTAACCGTCTCTCTGACAACAATTCTTCAAATTCGCCCGTCGCCAGATTTCAAAGTACCAATATTTCGATACGTACGGAACTTTACGATTCGTCGAACATCGTCAATCaggatacaaaaaaaaatatacccaTGACTTTTTGCCGTACTTACAAAAATTCAAGCTTGCCAGCCCTTCCGATCAATCTCTCGAACGTCGTCAATCTGAATCTCAACAGCTGCGGGTCTTGTCTGAAAGACAATGCTCAGGAATCACTTATTCAGTCACGCTCGGGAATCCCCAAATTTTCTAGTGATCGGCCCTCGAGCTCGGATCATGTTGGGGATCGATCAACTCCGAAAATAACGACGATAGAggtcaaatcaaatttcgatAATAACCGAATTTCTAGCCCGACGATAAACCATACGAAAAATGATGGAACCGTTGACGATTCTAATCGATCGACGCCAGATAATGGCCTCGGAGAAGAGCAGATTGAGATTGCAAATCCGGCGGAAACAGCGCCTGAAGTCGATGCTCAAATCACGAGTAATAACCGTAACGAAGATCAGGAAAACGTTCAAACGCACACGCCCGATGAAGCGAAATCTTCGGAAGAACTCGATAATTTAACAATATCGAAGAACGATATAGTTTCGAAGGAAATTCACACAGATCTCGATTCTCTGACGCCTGATCAGATGTTGAATTTCATTGTCAAACAAAAGTATCATCCGCGAGCAAAATTGTTGATCGGAAGTGTGATCGGATTGGCCACCGGGGAATCAACGATATTGAGAGCTTACGAGTCACTTATGTCGCGAAAAGATCGTTGGTCTCaggagaaaaatacaaaattggcAAAAAACGATAAAGATAAGGGGCagggaacagaaaaaaaattggcgatcgtCGACTCTCGCGATTACAGAAATGTGAGTAAAAATTCTGCAAGCATGGAACGTagcaaagaaataaaaatgtcaaaaagtcTCCCGAGCAGTAGAGTTTTGAGAGGCAACAAAGATCGTCTTATGAGAAAAATGACACTGCGTAGAACGAGAGTTTCAAAAAGGCTCACAGGGACCGAGGCAAAGTCTAATCCGAAGAATCTCAGAGGAAAAACATCGAAGAgcttaataaaatcgaaacgTTTGGAAGTCAAATCGCAGCAGCAATTTTCCAAGTCAACGATActtaaaaaatcgcagaaacGCGTTAAAAAACGACGCGGGGAACTGGCGAATCTGGTAATCGACGCGAATATTGGACCGTTGATTCGTGGACCACGAAACCGGAGATTACGTTGTAAgagtcatattttttctaaaaacatACACGAAAATGGTAACGTACCAAGTTGTTGTGCCAAAAAAGTGACGGACGTCACGAGAGGCGGTAAGAAAGAATTAAGGAGGGACGAGTTGTCAATAAGAAAAGCCAAAGTTTCCAGGATGAAAGGGCAGATTACCGAGTCTCGTTTTGTTGATACAAACAAAAAAGTGCTGCTGCACGAGACCGACGAAAATCGTTCCAGCGAAGCTAGAGTCCAAAACAATTTTCCGGATAAATTattggtaaaaaatataaagctAGGAGAGGAAAAGTATAGCGAGGAGCGATCAGcgagaggagaaaagagaaaactaCCACGTGCTCGTAGCTTAAGCCGAGAGGCGAGAAAATCCAGCGGATTTGATAAAACGATGTGCAAAAATTTGCGGGACAAAAAGATCGGAACGGTGAAAGTAAAAATGATGGATGTTGCGACGCAGTGTTCAGCGTCGTGCAGGGACGTGACGACGTGGATCGATCGTGAAACGTTCAACAATCGCTTGAATCTCATGAAAATCGAATGGATCGACGTCGACGATGTAAAGTCCGAAATATTCCAGAACGACGATGACGTTAGTGAGGAAAACTCGGTGCACGAGGCGAGCATCGACATCCTGCAGGAAAGCAGCCAAGTTTCACCGATGGAACCAGAGTACGGGACGACATCTCAGACTGACGAAAGTCCCTTGACATTCGGACAAGGATTATCAGCATTTGTTCCTGTAAATACATCGGATGGAGATTTCAGAATAGCCCGATTAAGGTCGATAGGTTTCAAGCCTATTCGACCGGACGGTATattcgacgacgaaaaatctaAGCCAAACGAGTACAACAAAGATTGTCCGAGCACAAGCACCGAGAATTTGTTCGAACAGTCATCGATAACGGTGCGCGAAGTTGATGAATTATTCAACAAGTATACCAGCGAAGAAACTACTTCGGTTGCTTACATGGACCACGAACTCCGTTATCAAGATATCGAGAACGAGGAGAGAATATTCTCTAGTAAAAATCGTCGGGTTTACGCTACAGCAAAACGAGGAAGGAGAGTAACTAGAATGAGAAATGATAAAATAGGCATAATCGAGGGTACGAGAGATCAGAAGGGTTCGACGAACGAAGAAGATTCCGACACGCCTTGGCATGGTTGGAAAAAGAATGTTCAAAATAAGCAAGCCCAGTGGATCGGCTGGTAA